The Lewinellaceae bacterium genome has a segment encoding these proteins:
- a CDS encoding MoxR family ATPase encodes MSIKIQKLNIPKFSSDKYILEDKLTNAVEVAIALGQPLLLTGEPGTGKTLLAYKVAAELANAYPEFAPTPLVFNTKTTSSAKDLFYTYDALSHFQAANVKSKGEITAHTADFIELQALGKAIAQTNPQHVDQSKFKTPLEKDPRSMVVLIDEIDKAPRDFTNDILHEIENYRFAIKEQDNFEIKKGEEHQIVVIMTSNSEKNLPDAFLRRCVFFNIEFPEDKLAQIVKANLGQSTKFTGEALEKILKLFKTIRSTAVRKSPATAELVAWLRILEINGFLDKDPQAQKEQILDNLSILVKTQEDLRAVEDMLKKM; translated from the coding sequence ATGAGCATAAAGATTCAAAAACTTAACATTCCAAAATTTTCATCGGACAAATACATCCTTGAAGACAAACTCACCAATGCCGTCGAAGTAGCCATTGCGCTTGGGCAACCCCTTTTGCTGACCGGTGAGCCGGGCACAGGAAAGACGTTGCTGGCCTACAAGGTGGCGGCCGAACTGGCGAATGCCTACCCGGAATTTGCTCCGACTCCGCTGGTGTTCAATACCAAGACGACCTCATCCGCCAAGGACCTTTTTTATACCTATGATGCTTTGTCCCATTTCCAGGCGGCTAATGTGAAAAGTAAAGGAGAGATTACGGCCCATACGGCTGATTTTATCGAATTGCAGGCCCTGGGAAAAGCGATTGCACAAACCAATCCGCAGCATGTCGATCAGAGCAAGTTTAAAACACCTTTGGAAAAGGATCCCCGGAGCATGGTCGTACTCATCGATGAGATCGATAAGGCACCCCGTGATTTTACCAACGATATTTTGCATGAAATTGAGAATTATCGTTTCGCCATCAAGGAGCAGGATAATTTTGAGATCAAAAAAGGAGAGGAACACCAGATCGTTGTCATCATGACGAGTAATTCGGAAAAAAACCTGCCCGATGCGTTTCTCCGCCGTTGTGTGTTTTTTAATATCGAATTCCCGGAAGATAAACTTGCCCAGATCGTCAAGGCCAACCTCGGGCAAAGCACGAAATTTACCGGAGAAGCTTTGGAGAAAATTCTTAAATTATTCAAAACCATTCGTTCGACGGCAGTCCGAAAGTCCCCTGCAACAGCAGAACTCGTGGCCTGGCTGCGCATCCTCGAAATCAATGGTTTTCTCGATAAGGATCCCCAGGCGCAAAAGGAACAGATTTTGGATAACCTTTCCATTCTCGTCAAAACGCAGGAGGATCTCCGGGCGGTGGAAGATATGTTGAAGAAAATGTAA
- a CDS encoding O-antigen ligase family protein, which yields MRKLNDIFLGWNTAQTFFGVYAGVVLLSLFAGVATEWYFLAGLPFLLLLGYVVLLDFKKVFFLLLFFIPISTEIHLPGGLGTDLPTEPLMVALMVIFGLYVLKHPREMKADFITHPLTLILLLHIGWIYATSFTSQDILVSVKFSLAKTWYLAVFFFLAGHLIKTEKDFKTLFWVVLIPLVVTVCIILARHSTYGFAFDKVNKVMWPFQRNHVNYAATLSVFFPFIWFARFWYPKKSGKRMLLTAVTILMLGAIYLTYTRAAYLSLFIAAGAYVVIRLRLVKLVIAISVIAALGLVSYMVVDNKYLEYAPNYDTTIAHKRFDNLIEATAKMEDISTMERLHRWVAGMRMSVDHPLAGFGPGNFYNFYKSYTVTGFQTYVSDNPEKSGIHSYYLMTLVEQGVPGLILFLFLSFYALAKGENIYHESKDRERKNIVMTVLLCLVIIDAFLIINDLIETDKAGSFFFICLAVLINMDRANQQDHKQIE from the coding sequence ATGCGTAAGCTCAACGACATATTTTTAGGATGGAATACAGCGCAAACCTTTTTCGGGGTTTATGCGGGAGTGGTCCTGTTGAGTTTATTTGCCGGCGTAGCTACAGAATGGTATTTTCTGGCGGGGTTACCTTTTTTATTGCTATTGGGTTACGTAGTGCTGCTGGATTTTAAAAAGGTCTTTTTTCTCTTGTTGTTTTTCATTCCCATTTCCACAGAAATACATTTGCCGGGAGGACTGGGCACGGATTTACCCACGGAGCCGCTAATGGTGGCGCTCATGGTTATTTTCGGCTTGTATGTACTGAAACACCCTAGGGAGATGAAAGCAGATTTTATTACCCATCCTTTAACATTGATTTTATTGTTGCATATCGGGTGGATTTATGCCACTTCTTTTACTTCCCAGGATATACTGGTCTCCGTTAAATTTTCTTTGGCGAAAACCTGGTACCTGGCGGTATTTTTCTTTTTGGCGGGACATCTGATTAAAACAGAGAAAGATTTCAAAACCCTTTTTTGGGTAGTTTTGATTCCCCTGGTAGTAACGGTTTGTATCATTTTAGCAAGGCATTCCACTTATGGATTTGCCTTTGACAAAGTAAATAAGGTGATGTGGCCATTTCAACGCAATCACGTTAATTACGCTGCCACCCTTTCTGTTTTTTTTCCCTTTATTTGGTTTGCCAGGTTCTGGTATCCCAAAAAGAGCGGAAAAAGGATGTTGCTTACGGCCGTGACGATCCTGATGCTTGGAGCCATTTATCTGACCTATACCCGGGCGGCCTACCTCTCACTGTTCATTGCAGCAGGAGCTTATGTAGTGATCAGGTTGCGACTGGTAAAATTGGTAATCGCCATTTCCGTTATCGCAGCGTTGGGACTGGTTTCCTATATGGTGGTGGACAATAAGTACCTTGAATATGCCCCCAATTACGATACGACCATTGCTCATAAACGTTTTGACAACCTGATTGAAGCCACGGCAAAGATGGAGGACATTTCAACCATGGAAAGACTCCACAGGTGGGTCGCCGGGATGCGGATGAGTGTGGATCATCCCCTGGCAGGTTTTGGCCCGGGCAATTTTTATAATTTCTACAAATCCTATACCGTTACCGGATTTCAGACCTACGTCAGTGATAATCCTGAAAAGTCCGGTATCCATTCATATTACCTAATGACGCTGGTGGAACAGGGAGTACCGGGCTTGATATTATTTCTTTTTTTAAGTTTTTATGCCCTTGCTAAAGGGGAGAACATCTATCACGAGAGTAAAGATCGGGAGCGAAAAAACATCGTCATGACCGTTCTTTTGTGCCTGGTGATTATCGATGCCTTCCTCATCATCAACGATCTGATTGAAACAGATAAGGCGGGTAGCTTCTTCTTTATTTGCCTGGCCGTTTTGATCAATATGGATAGGGCCAATCAGCAGGATCACAAGCAGATTGAGTAG
- a CDS encoding oligosaccharide flippase family protein, translated as MNREFLVNIIFLVVINLLIKPFYIFGIDRTIQNVVADGDYGMYFTLFSFTYLFQIINDFGIQNFNNRNISQSRHLIDKYFPNILVLKTLMGLVFLVVVFIVAAILKFEAVWNNLLFLVALNWILTSFLLYLRSNVSALGMYRVDSMLSVLDKLLLIIICGVLLWSPLTGGVFEIEWFALAQTFSLGATGMVAFAIAYKKLKWFKWSFKPVFWLLIFKQSYPYALIIFLMTAYTRLDGVMIERMLPDGRFEADIYASAYRLLDAANMFGYLFASLLLPMFSRLLKEQKSIQELTRTGFSLIWTGAVTLAISVWFFREEIMHLLYDNVTAESGPVLGYLIISFIAVSGGYIFGTLLTANGNLKGMNIIFVFGLVLNFTLNWFFIPEYFAEGAAVATCITQFFVFILQLVLAVKLLDLSFPRRELLALAGFTIAFMLLASVVESYVPGNWVVKFLLCASIGMVLAFLFRVLNMRHFVELLKRTDSQ; from the coding sequence ATGAACAGAGAATTTCTCGTCAATATCATTTTCCTGGTGGTCATCAATTTGCTGATCAAACCGTTTTATATTTTTGGTATTGACAGGACGATTCAAAATGTAGTGGCTGACGGTGATTATGGCATGTATTTCACCTTGTTCAGTTTTACCTATCTTTTCCAGATCATCAATGATTTCGGTATTCAGAACTTTAACAACCGAAATATTTCCCAATCCAGGCACCTGATCGATAAATACTTTCCTAATATTCTTGTACTCAAGACCCTGATGGGGCTCGTTTTCCTGGTGGTGGTGTTTATCGTGGCGGCCATTTTGAAATTTGAGGCCGTTTGGAACAACCTGCTTTTCCTGGTTGCCTTAAACTGGATTTTAACTTCCTTCCTCCTCTATTTGCGCTCCAATGTTTCAGCACTAGGCATGTATAGGGTGGATAGCATGCTTTCGGTACTCGACAAATTGTTGCTCATTATCATTTGCGGAGTACTGTTGTGGAGCCCTTTGACGGGGGGAGTTTTTGAAATCGAATGGTTTGCCCTGGCACAGACCTTTTCCCTTGGGGCAACAGGGATGGTGGCTTTTGCCATCGCATATAAAAAACTGAAGTGGTTCAAATGGAGCTTTAAGCCCGTCTTCTGGTTATTGATTTTCAAACAAAGTTATCCCTATGCATTGATCATCTTCCTGATGACAGCCTATACCCGGCTCGATGGCGTGATGATCGAAAGGATGCTGCCGGATGGCCGTTTTGAGGCGGACATTTATGCTTCTGCCTATCGATTACTGGATGCGGCCAATATGTTCGGGTATCTTTTTGCCAGCCTTTTGTTACCGATGTTTTCGAGGTTGTTAAAAGAACAAAAGAGTATCCAGGAGTTAACCAGGACGGGCTTTAGCCTGATTTGGACGGGAGCTGTGACACTTGCCATTTCGGTATGGTTTTTCAGGGAAGAGATCATGCACTTGCTTTACGATAATGTAACAGCAGAATCAGGACCTGTACTTGGTTACCTCATCATCAGTTTTATCGCTGTTAGCGGAGGTTATATTTTTGGAACGTTGTTGACCGCCAACGGTAATTTAAAAGGCATGAACATCATTTTTGTGTTTGGGCTGGTGCTCAATTTTACACTCAATTGGTTCTTTATTCCTGAATATTTTGCTGAAGGCGCGGCAGTGGCCACCTGTATCACCCAGTTTTTTGTTTTTATCCTGCAATTGGTACTGGCTGTGAAGCTGTTGGACCTATCCTTTCCACGTCGGGAATTATTGGCACTGGCGGGGTTTACGATTGCTTTTATGCTCCTTGCGTCGGTTGTTGAGAGTTATGTCCCAGGGAATTGGGTTGTTAAATTTTTGCTGTGTGCATCTATCGGAATGGTACTCGCGTTTTTATTTCGTGTATTAAACATGCGCCATTTTGTTGAGTTACTGAAACGGACCGATAGTCAATAG
- the bamA gene encoding outer membrane protein assembly factor BamA, whose protein sequence is MRIVIFALLFVTLSAGVFAQTTDETPIYEYDEPTEFEIGGIKVTGAEYSDDNAVIGVSGLKVGDKIRVPGPDIPQAIKKLWKLRLFTDVQILKEKTIGDVIFLEILVVERPRLSKHSFKGVKKSKHDDLNDEVNKFVLKGGIVTENVKANAAEAIEKYFIGKGFLDAAVTVDEFKDTSRINAVGLTFNVDRGPRVKIADIIFEGNENMSPRKLRKQMKETKWKKRIFSSSKFIKHDYQADKNSIIAHYNTIGYRDARILSDSMWRNDKGQLVLKLNIEEGNRYHFRNIAWKGNSIHDSEKLDQILGINSGDIYNQELLNNRLSFSQDGRDVSTLYMDDGYLFFQVDPVEVAIEGDSIDLEIRIFEGPQATIDKVVIKGNDRTHEHVIRRELRTLPGQKFSRTDIIRSQRQIMNLGYFNPETLGINTPVNPQRGTVDIEYSLEERPSDQLELSAGWGGYQGVIGTLGVSFNNFALRNMFKKNAWRPVPMGDGQRLSLRAQSNGRFYQSYNISFTEPWLGGKKPNSLTVGGYYNKITRGTKGLSTYGSFEILNGSVSLGTRLSWPDDNFVSSTAINIQTIKLNNYFGGFTTDEGEYVSEGNFNNFSITQTLARTTVNDPIFPREGSTFSVSLQFTPPYSLFSDKNYADLPATERFKWLEYHKWRINADWYAPLGEKFVIKASMKFGFLGKYNSVLGTSPFERFQIGGDGINNQQFSFTGVDIISLRGYEITDLENNQLNGQSAATPLFDKFTVELRYPISLNPSSTIYVLAFAQGGNSWRSIRDFNPFDIKRSAGVGLRVFLPMFGLLGFDYGFGFDKDLETAVDGSKFKAAGKFSIILGFEPE, encoded by the coding sequence ATGAGAATAGTAATTTTTGCGCTCCTTTTTGTCACCCTGTCTGCGGGAGTATTTGCTCAGACAACAGACGAAACACCGATTTACGAGTATGATGAGCCCACAGAGTTTGAAATCGGAGGCATTAAGGTAACAGGAGCTGAATATAGTGATGACAATGCGGTAATCGGGGTGTCAGGGTTGAAAGTGGGGGATAAAATCCGCGTACCGGGTCCCGATATCCCACAGGCGATAAAAAAATTATGGAAACTGAGGTTGTTTACCGATGTACAGATTCTTAAAGAAAAAACCATCGGTGATGTGATCTTTTTGGAGATACTCGTGGTTGAGCGCCCCCGTTTGTCAAAACATTCATTCAAAGGCGTGAAAAAGTCCAAACATGACGACCTGAATGATGAAGTCAATAAATTCGTACTCAAAGGGGGAATTGTGACCGAAAACGTCAAAGCCAATGCGGCAGAGGCTATTGAGAAGTATTTTATTGGCAAAGGTTTTCTTGATGCCGCGGTCACTGTTGATGAATTCAAGGATACCTCAAGGATCAATGCGGTCGGATTGACGTTTAACGTGGACCGGGGCCCCAGAGTGAAAATTGCGGACATTATCTTTGAGGGGAATGAAAATATGAGCCCGAGGAAACTCCGCAAACAAATGAAGGAGACCAAATGGAAAAAGCGTATTTTTTCCTCTTCAAAATTTATCAAACACGACTACCAGGCGGATAAAAACAGCATCATTGCGCATTACAATACCATAGGGTACAGGGATGCTCGCATCCTCAGTGATTCCATGTGGCGTAATGACAAAGGGCAGTTGGTCCTGAAGCTCAATATCGAAGAAGGCAACCGTTACCACTTCAGGAATATCGCATGGAAGGGTAACTCCATCCATGATTCCGAAAAGCTTGACCAGATCCTGGGCATCAATTCAGGAGATATTTATAACCAGGAATTGCTTAACAATCGGTTGAGTTTTAGCCAGGATGGACGTGATGTGAGTACTTTGTATATGGACGACGGTTACCTGTTTTTCCAGGTAGATCCTGTAGAGGTCGCCATCGAAGGAGATTCCATCGACCTGGAAATCAGGATATTTGAAGGCCCCCAGGCCACCATTGATAAGGTAGTCATCAAAGGTAATGATCGTACGCATGAGCACGTCATCCGCCGTGAATTGAGAACCCTGCCCGGGCAGAAGTTCAGCCGAACGGACATCATCCGTTCCCAGCGCCAAATCATGAACCTGGGATACTTTAACCCGGAAACGCTTGGCATCAATACTCCGGTAAATCCTCAGCGAGGAACCGTGGACATTGAATACAGCCTCGAAGAAAGGCCTTCCGATCAGCTCGAATTGTCAGCAGGTTGGGGAGGTTACCAGGGGGTCATCGGTACGCTTGGGGTGTCTTTCAACAATTTTGCCTTGCGCAATATGTTTAAAAAGAATGCCTGGCGCCCTGTGCCAATGGGGGATGGACAACGTCTGTCGCTGAGGGCACAATCCAATGGACGTTTTTATCAATCGTATAATATTTCATTTACAGAACCGTGGTTAGGAGGCAAAAAACCGAACTCCCTGACGGTTGGCGGGTATTACAACAAGATTACCCGGGGTACTAAAGGCCTTTCCACCTACGGCAGTTTTGAAATCCTCAATGGAAGTGTAAGTCTGGGTACCCGACTGAGCTGGCCGGATGATAACTTCGTGTCCAGTACAGCCATCAATATTCAGACCATCAAACTGAACAACTACTTCGGTGGATTTACCACGGATGAAGGGGAATATGTTTCTGAAGGTAATTTCAATAACTTCAGCATCACTCAAACCCTTGCAAGAACGACCGTCAATGACCCGATTTTTCCAAGAGAAGGATCTACGTTCTCTGTTTCTTTGCAGTTTACCCCTCCTTATTCTTTGTTTAGCGACAAGAATTACGCTGATCTTCCTGCTACCGAAAGATTCAAATGGCTGGAATACCACAAATGGCGTATCAATGCCGACTGGTATGCGCCCCTCGGAGAAAAATTCGTGATCAAGGCATCCATGAAGTTTGGATTCCTCGGAAAATACAATTCAGTGCTGGGTACCTCGCCTTTTGAAAGGTTCCAGATCGGTGGAGACGGGATCAACAACCAGCAGTTCTCTTTTACCGGGGTGGATATCATTTCTCTTAGAGGGTATGAAATCACCGACCTGGAAAATAACCAGCTGAATGGTCAAAGCGCGGCAACGCCCTTGTTTGATAAATTTACGGTGGAATTGCGTTACCCCATTTCTCTTAACCCAAGTTCAACCATTTATGTGCTGGCTTTTGCCCAGGGAGGTAATTCCTGGAGAAGCATCCGTGATTTCAATCCTTTTGATATCAAGCGTTCTGCAGGAGTGGGACTTCGCGTCTTCCTGCCGATGTTTGGCTTGCTTGGATTCGATTATGGATTCGGTTTTGATAAGGATCTCGAAACCGCGGTTGACGGAAGTAAATTCAAAGCTGCCGGTAAATTCAGTATCATCCTTGGATTTGAACCGGAATAA
- a CDS encoding isoprenyl transferase: MDLRSQIDVERLPQHIAIIMDGNGRWAKEHNMPRVFGHRNGVKAVREATEAAAEIGIKYLTLYAFSTENWKRPKYEVGALMKLLVDTLHNEVKTLNKNNIKLQAIGDLERLPPKTLKALREGIESTKNNNRMTLVLALNYSAKWEILEATKAIAMKTRDGKLEPDDIDENIFNNALSTQGIPDPELLIRTSGETRLSNFLLWQIAYAELYFTPVYWPDFDKEKFYKAIIEFQNRERRFGKTSEQLKT; encoded by the coding sequence ATGGATTTACGATCTCAGATAGACGTTGAAAGACTGCCTCAGCATATTGCCATAATAATGGACGGGAATGGCCGTTGGGCAAAAGAACATAATATGCCGAGGGTCTTTGGACACCGCAATGGTGTTAAAGCAGTTCGGGAAGCCACCGAGGCTGCTGCTGAGATTGGTATAAAATACCTTACACTATATGCATTTTCCACCGAAAACTGGAAACGGCCCAAATATGAGGTGGGGGCATTGATGAAACTGCTGGTGGATACGCTCCACAATGAAGTAAAAACCCTCAATAAGAACAATATTAAACTACAGGCTATTGGAGACCTGGAACGGCTGCCTCCTAAAACTTTAAAAGCTTTGCGGGAGGGCATTGAGTCTACTAAAAATAATAACAGGATGACGCTCGTTTTAGCGCTCAACTACAGCGCAAAATGGGAAATCCTTGAGGCGACCAAAGCTATTGCCATGAAGACCAGGGACGGAAAGCTGGAACCCGACGATATTGACGAAAATATTTTTAACAACGCACTCAGTACTCAAGGTATTCCTGATCCTGAATTGCTCATTCGGACCAGCGGAGAAACCAGGCTAAGTAATTTTCTCCTTTGGCAAATAGCTTACGCTGAATTGTATTTTACTCCCGTTTACTGGCCTGATTTTGATAAAGAAAAATTTTACAAAGCCATTATTGAGTTTCAAAACAGAGAACGCAGGTTTGGAAAAACCAGCGAACAACTCAAAACTTAG
- a CDS encoding ketoacyl-ACP synthase III: MTMIRAAITGVHGYVPEYVLTNQELETIVETSDEWITTRTGIKERRILKGEGQGTSVMGIEAAKGLLEKTGTHPEDIELVICATVTPDMIFPDTANVISYAVGMKNAFTFDLSAACSGFLFGLETGANFIASGRYKKVMVIGADKMSSIIDYTDRTTCVIFGDGAGAVLLEPSKDENGVMDAILQSDGLGEKYLKQKAGGSRYPATTDTVLAREHFIQQEGGPVFKAAVKGMSDVVTRIMAKHELEEKDVQWLVPHQANHRIIETVSKMADFPMEKVMVNIHKYGNTTAATLPLCLWDYENQLKKGDNIILTAFGGGFTWGAVYIKWAI, encoded by the coding sequence TTGACAATGATCCGAGCAGCAATAACCGGAGTTCATGGATACGTTCCTGAATATGTTTTGACCAATCAGGAACTGGAAACCATCGTTGAAACCAGTGATGAATGGATCACTACAAGAACCGGAATAAAAGAACGAAGAATACTCAAAGGCGAAGGTCAGGGGACATCAGTCATGGGCATTGAGGCCGCAAAAGGGCTACTGGAAAAAACGGGCACACATCCTGAGGACATTGAATTGGTCATTTGTGCTACCGTCACCCCCGATATGATTTTCCCCGATACGGCCAATGTCATCTCTTACGCAGTAGGAATGAAAAACGCCTTTACTTTTGACCTGAGTGCTGCCTGCTCCGGTTTTCTTTTTGGGTTGGAAACAGGCGCTAATTTCATCGCTTCGGGCAGATATAAAAAGGTTATGGTGATCGGAGCCGACAAGATGTCTTCCATCATTGATTATACAGATAGAACGACTTGTGTGATTTTCGGGGATGGTGCAGGAGCAGTCCTGCTGGAACCCAGCAAAGATGAGAACGGCGTGATGGATGCCATCCTTCAAAGTGACGGCCTCGGCGAAAAATATTTAAAACAGAAAGCGGGAGGATCACGGTATCCTGCGACGACGGATACGGTTCTTGCACGTGAACATTTCATTCAGCAGGAAGGCGGTCCCGTTTTCAAGGCCGCAGTAAAAGGCATGTCGGATGTAGTGACAAGGATTATGGCAAAACATGAACTTGAGGAAAAGGATGTTCAGTGGCTAGTGCCTCACCAGGCCAACCATCGTATTATTGAGACGGTTTCCAAAATGGCTGATTTCCCTATGGAAAAAGTCATGGTAAACATCCATAAATACGGAAATACCACGGCAGCTACTCTTCCTCTTTGCCTTTGGGATTACGAAAATCAGCTAAAAAAAGGAGACAATATCATCCTCACTGCCTTTGGAGGCGGCTTCACCTGGGGAGCAGTTTATATTAAATGGGCAATTTAA
- the efp gene encoding elongation factor P, producing MASTSDIRKGLCIEFNNDTFTIVEFQHVKPGKGNAFVRTKLKSLTTGRVIENTFPAGHKINDIRVERRQYQFLYADEMGYHFMNTETYEQVNLLEAMIENAPLLKEGTMVDILFHADNETALTLEMPQYIELEITYTEPGAKGNTATNAQKSATVETGAEIRVPLFINVGDWVKVDTATGSYVERVKK from the coding sequence ATGGCATCAACTTCTGACATCCGTAAAGGATTGTGTATCGAATTTAACAACGATACTTTTACCATTGTGGAATTCCAACACGTAAAACCAGGAAAAGGTAACGCTTTTGTCCGTACTAAACTCAAGAGCCTTACCACAGGAAGAGTCATTGAAAACACTTTTCCTGCCGGACACAAAATAAATGATATCCGAGTAGAAAGACGTCAGTATCAATTCCTGTATGCTGATGAAATGGGTTACCATTTCATGAATACGGAGACCTACGAACAGGTGAATCTTTTGGAAGCGATGATCGAAAATGCGCCATTACTTAAGGAAGGTACGATGGTTGACATTCTTTTCCATGCTGATAATGAGACCGCACTGACGCTCGAAATGCCCCAATATATTGAGCTTGAAATAACCTATACAGAACCCGGAGCCAAAGGAAACACCGCAACTAACGCACAAAAAAGCGCCACGGTAGAAACAGGTGCTGAAATTCGTGTACCTTTGTTTATAAATGTAGGAGATTGGGTTAAAGTTGACACCGCAACCGGATCTTACGTCGAACGTGTAAAAAAGTAG
- the accB gene encoding acetyl-CoA carboxylase biotin carboxyl carrier protein, with protein MTFKEIQELIKQLSKSNLSEFKLRDGDFEISVRTKHFNKQNAKAQLISSQAIMPSAPALSAAPVAAPARPSGDTTGEAAATQNQMDGNYLEVKSPMVGTFYRSPSPDKPPYVKVGDSIEKGSAVCIIEAMKLFNEIESEIGGKIVKVMVEDAQPVEYDQVLFLVDPS; from the coding sequence ATGACTTTTAAAGAGATTCAAGAGCTGATCAAACAACTGAGCAAATCAAATCTTTCGGAATTTAAATTGAGAGATGGAGATTTCGAAATTTCAGTTAGGACCAAGCACTTCAACAAGCAAAACGCAAAAGCACAACTCATTTCTTCTCAGGCTATTATGCCCTCGGCACCGGCTTTATCTGCTGCCCCTGTGGCGGCTCCGGCCAGGCCTTCAGGAGATACTACTGGTGAAGCAGCTGCGACACAAAATCAAATGGATGGAAATTACCTGGAGGTAAAATCCCCAATGGTTGGTACATTTTATCGTTCTCCCTCACCGGATAAACCCCCATATGTAAAAGTTGGGGATTCAATAGAAAAAGGCAGTGCTGTTTGTATCATCGAAGCCATGAAACTTTTCAACGAAATAGAATCTGAAATTGGAGGAAAGATCGTAAAAGTTATGGTGGAGGATGCCCAGCCCGTAGAATACGACCAGGTTCTTTTCCTAGTTGATCCGAGTTAA
- the accC gene encoding acetyl-CoA carboxylase biotin carboxylase subunit has product MFKKILIANRGEVALRVIRTCREMGIKTVAVYSTADRESLHVRFADEAVCIGPPSSADSYLHIPKIMAAVEITNADAVHPGYGFLAENADFAEVCKEYGIKFIGPTPEQMRKMGDKITAKETMIKAGVPVVPGSGGLLKDAKQGLEVAKKIGYPVILKATAGGGGRGMRIVRNEESFEQNYNMCQQEAKAAFGNDGIYCEKFVEEPHHIEFQIAGDQYGKVIHLSERDCSIQRRHQKLIEESPSPFMDEELRKKMGDAAVKAGESIKYEGLGTVEFLVDKHRDFFFMEMNTRIQVEHPVTEEVIDHDLIKEQIKIAAGEPITGESYLPKGHAMECRINAEDPFNDFRPSPGKILSFHSSKGHGVRVDTHVYTGYTIPPYYDSMIAKLICRAHTREDCIKKMERALEEFIIEGVKTTVPLHKLIMKDERFRSGKFDTSFLNDFEFKEGE; this is encoded by the coding sequence ATGTTCAAAAAAATACTCATAGCCAACAGGGGCGAAGTAGCGCTGCGTGTCATCAGGACCTGCCGTGAAATGGGCATTAAAACTGTGGCCGTTTATTCCACGGCTGACAGGGAAAGCCTTCACGTACGCTTTGCAGACGAAGCCGTTTGTATTGGCCCTCCTTCTTCTGCAGATTCTTATTTGCACATTCCCAAGATCATGGCTGCCGTAGAAATCACCAACGCCGATGCCGTGCATCCAGGGTATGGGTTTCTGGCTGAAAACGCTGATTTTGCCGAAGTTTGTAAAGAATATGGTATAAAATTTATCGGCCCCACGCCCGAACAGATGCGTAAAATGGGCGATAAAATCACGGCCAAAGAAACCATGATCAAAGCCGGTGTTCCCGTAGTGCCCGGTTCCGGTGGATTGCTCAAAGATGCCAAACAAGGATTAGAGGTTGCCAAAAAAATCGGCTATCCTGTAATTCTTAAAGCTACCGCCGGGGGAGGTGGCCGTGGGATGCGTATTGTCAGAAATGAAGAGAGTTTTGAACAAAATTACAATATGTGTCAACAGGAAGCAAAAGCAGCCTTTGGCAACGATGGTATTTACTGTGAAAAATTCGTGGAAGAGCCCCACCATATAGAATTTCAGATCGCTGGTGACCAATACGGGAAAGTGATCCACCTTTCTGAACGTGACTGCTCCATTCAACGCCGTCACCAAAAACTTATCGAAGAAAGCCCTTCTCCGTTCATGGACGAGGAACTTCGTAAAAAAATGGGCGATGCTGCCGTAAAAGCTGGAGAATCGATCAAATATGAAGGTCTGGGAACCGTAGAGTTTCTGGTCGATAAACACCGGGATTTCTTCTTTATGGAAATGAATACCCGTATCCAGGTGGAACACCCCGTTACCGAGGAAGTCATCGACCACGACCTGATCAAGGAACAAATAAAAATTGCGGCCGGCGAGCCCATTACCGGCGAAAGCTACCTGCCGAAAGGACATGCCATGGAATGTCGTATCAATGCAGAAGATCCATTCAACGACTTCCGCCCAAGTCCCGGTAAAATACTTTCTTTTCACAGCTCCAAAGGGCACGGTGTCCGGGTGGATACCCATGTTTATACCGGCTATACGATTCCTCCCTATTACGACTCCATGATCGCGAAATTGATTTGTCGCGCCCATACAAGGGAAGATTGTATTAAAAAAATGGAAAGAGCCCTCGAAGAATTTATTATCGAAGGCGTCAAAACGACTGTACCCCTTCATAAATTAATTATGAAAGACGAAAGATTCAGGTCGGGCAAGTTCGATACTTCCTTCCTGAATGATTTTGAATTCAAAGAAGGTGAATAG